The following DNA comes from Osmerus eperlanus chromosome 5, fOsmEpe2.1, whole genome shotgun sequence.
CATCGAgctgcaccacacacagcccGAGAAGCCccacgaggaggaagaggaggaggacgacgagGAAGAGGACGAAGACAGCAGTCTCAAGGACAAATATGAGATGATCACCATGAGCTAAAGAGCTCTACCTCCAAGGACTAACATAGTGTCTGGTTCAGCAGATGTCAATCAGGAGAAGAATGTCCAACCCCCTTACATATAGGGACAGGCTTGCTCTCTCACTGTTGTCATGGAGAAACCCTGGTGTAGATAGACAGCCATTAGTTATGCCTGTCAGCACCGTATCTGCCCTCTGGTGGCAACAAATATTACGACCGTCTTGAGAGTGATACAACAAGGTGCGTTGATTTAGAAGATTCTCTTGCATTGGCGTTCATTTGATCTCAGAACTGTATTATAAGTATACGAAGGCACTTATTGGTTTATAGTGATGTGCTGTTAAGCATATGGCAGTAGTATCTGTAACACAACGGAAATGTAATATTCATGTCTTGACAACAACGATTCTTCTTCTTAGTTTTCCTTTTGTCTGTATAAAGCTCTTTACATTTGACCTTGTCCTTTGTCATTTCAAATGTAAACGTTATGTTTCTGACCAGATGTTTCTGATATGTGGACCTCACTTCATCTGTTCCTCCTTGTTGGAGGAATACTGGTTCTACTGCAGCAAATGTGTTGCTATCAGTGTAAGCTTAGATTAAAATACGTACccacacacatttcaaacaaATGTACCATTTTCAGACACATACTTAAGACATTCACACTTACAGTTCGAGGTACATTTATTTGACATATTGCAGAAATATTTGATTACAACCTTCCTAGATGTCGGTTAACTTACTCATTGTTCTACGTCATGTGTTGTGGTGGTTTTGTTCTTTTGTAAATTTCTTGCATCATTGCCAAGCACATTGTCTGTCTTTCAAATCATTTAAATGTAAGGATTACTTCAGATTCCTGTTTGTGTCGAAGATTATGATTCATAATAAAGCATGTGTGTCTTGTATGTTCAAACATATTTTACATTCTCACAGTCCACCTGTCCTCTGTCCTCAAgtcttcaaactgtcactgtacAGAGGGATGTTTACACAGTAATCTTCATCATAGTAACCAAACACACAATGCTTGTGGGTGGGTTTCATGTTGCTTAGTAGCATCTTTCCACCACTGCCCTTGAACAGGCAGCCAACCGACAAACTTCTGTTTAGCAGTGCGATTAGAATAAGCAgaagaaaatgctaatgttttaACAGCAAACCTTCACACCTGGTAAGTTTGTGATATTGCTTAGGATCCTACCTGAGTTATGACCATGGGCAGGTCACTCTAACTAATGGTTTTACTATAAACTAAATCTAGAATTATAGATTATTTTGGGATGTTTGACTTTAACTTCAGGATCACATATAGAGATgttgaaaaacagagacttggAAGGACAGAGGGTGTTCAGACACAGTCTGCTCATCATAAAACACTGTTCCACTACAAGAGAGCTTTCCTACTGTCCAGTAAAGACTCCTGCCTCCTGAAACAGTACCGCTGTCTGTTCAACCTGGGGGCTGAGTACGTAGGCGTGGGCAAAACCAAGAAAGGCCTGAAGTGCCTTTTGAGATGCATGAAAGTACAGAAGCAGTCAGGCTGGGTGGACGATGGAGACCTTTACCTCAACATCGGTCTGGCGTACGAGGGACTGCAAAGACTGGACAAGGCCCTGCCTTTCTTTCAGCAGGCAGTGAGAAGCTTCAAGCCGAACTGTCCCAGCAGCCTAGGGGATGCTCTGATCAAACTGTCCTACTGTTGGGTCTCCCTAGGGGAAAGGGCCGTCGCTGGTAAGTCCTTTGCCCAGGCTGCCAAGGCTCACAGGCAAGCTGGCAGGAGGCCATGGCCGCAGCCATGGCTCTTCGGGAGGCTGCCAAACACGCCATACTGAGCGGTGAGGCGTCTGACAGACGTGTGATGCAGCTTCTGCAGGGCTGCCTGCAGGACTGCGAGGACGGGGGCTGTGATGTCAGGCTGAGAGGTACGTTTCAGATAACGCACCCCCTCTCATTCTGAGATTACACCAGTGAGTTCATACCCACTACAATGTGAAGAGGGCAGTAACTGCATGACAATGCTTCTTCTCCTTCACTCAGGCCAGCTGCTGACTGACGTGGGGCTGCATTACTGCGCGCTGGGTCACTTTAGCCGTGCGGAGGCCTGTTTTCTGGAAGCGCTGTCCGCCTgcagcacacaaacaaatgagGGCCCGCAAAGAGCAGTGCTGCTGCAGAACCTGGGGGCTGTGAAGAACGCCCAGggcctcttctcctgctctctgcctTATCACACTGAAGCAGTGCAGCTGTTCGGTACAGTCTCAACATACGTACATGAATTCTTCTATAAATGTACAGTTCATCCTGCTGGATATGTCCCGATGCTTGATACGCTCACACAGTCACCACACCAGGCTCAGCCTGACTGGTAGTCATAGTTATTTTAACTTGCAGGTGCTTTGGATCAGTGGAAAGGGGAAGGGGAGAGCATGGCCAACCTGGCCTATGCCTACAGCCAGATGAGACTCTACCAGCCAGCACAGGTCTGCTACCAAACAGCTCTGGAGTCTCTCAGGAGAGCAGGTAAGCTCACGGTGATCTATGACTTTTGGTTCGTCCTCATTAAGCACTTCTCGTCCTCATTCGGCTGTTTCCTGGTGTGCATTTATCTTCCCGCAGGAGATCTTCGGGGTCAGTGTCTAACGTGCGAAGGGCTTGCTGCCACTCTGGCCTGTCTGGGGGCTACCAGACCGGCCATCTCCACCTACGAACACACCCTGGCTCTGCTGGGAGGTTCAGAGGTATGCTTTGTTTATCGTCTTAGAACTGCACCGGACGGAGGGCACTGTTGTGACACAGTTTCCTCTCTTTGTTGATGTTGTCACAGGCTGTGTTGGATATCATCAGGAAAAGGATTGTGAGAAAAATGACAACATTATCGATTGTAGTTGGTATATAAAATCCCATGTGCTTCCAATTCACTGGATCACGGTTTTTGTTGATGATCCAGCAATTGCATATCCCCCCCACCAGATTTACAATCAATATGATCACATGCCAGATATGATTGAGGATCAATGGTCTTTGAGCCGAAGCACACGAGAGCATTGATTCTTCTTGTGTTTTCAGTAGCAAGCAGATGGGGCAACAGGGtctatcaaatcaaaatgtatttgtattgccctttttacaagcaatgtcacaaagggcttcacatacgcccattgaactgcccctcaaccaacctaaaccctcaaggaaggcaagggaaaactcccagaaaaaactCACGAgagaaatggaagaaaccttgggaggagcaattcagtgagggatcccctcctccagagacggttggtgaaagagaggagcagaacacaggctaaacataatCATACAACAGGGAaatgtcaatgggtgttgaaacaccaacaTCCAGTGTTCAACTTGGACTATCATGGCCTTATGGCTGGTGTCAGATGCACAGAGCTCTCTGGTGGCAAGCTGTGGTATTGCATAGTGGTAATAGCCATCTCTACCACCTCTAGTCCCGGTATATTTAGTACCTACCTATGTGGCAAGGTTTCTCGGAGACTAAACACAGACAGTAGTGGGAATATATTCAAAAGGTCCCCTGTCCTATTGGTAAGAGTTCACAGTACAGAATATTTAACTACAGTATGTCTGCAGTAgcacacaaaaataaaaataaaaacagtaGGCAATTGTCCAGTTTattttgaacgaatcttttAATTAATGCATTTCAAGTACTCCAAAAATTACATCTCTTCGCACAATACAATTTGAaaccgtgtttttttttttttttagtaaAAATGTTCAAAGTGAACAAAAGATTTTGATACTGTATAAAACACAGTGAACATTAAAATCAGACAGTAGTATTACTTTTTAATTGTGTTCTTTCGGCCTATATCACCTACAACATTTCAACTCAATTTGGACATTTCAGTGCACGTTTATCTAAAAACTTTACCGGTACtacaaaattaaaatgaaagTAAATTTACAGGCATTATTCTTCTGTTCGTCTACCCAAATCATGCCACAGGATAACAAAAGACAAAAATTAGAATGAGACATTAAGTCCATTACACTGAATTGTTTTTACCACTGGTGATGGTGGAGAAAAAAATATCTGTAACAAACCCCTTTTCAACTAGCACATATAGGAACATAAATAACttagaagagagggaggttttGTCACACATGAACATCtctgaactttttttttttatctggaattagaatacaaaaaaaacagaCGTATCAAAAAGTCTTCATCTTCAAATAAAACTCCAATTCTCCAAGTACTGTACAAGTTCACAAGGATATAATCTGGGCTAGTATTAGTGGGCTAGCCTATAAGATGATTTTAAAACCACTTCCACTCCTTCATACGTTTAAACCCCCAAATGAGTTTAGCAACCCCTAATCTCAATAATTCCTCAACAATGTGAAACAAATGAGTTGATGTGAGACAGACATACTCTAGAGTCTCCTACAGACCTGTGCATGCTTGGCCACAGAGAGGTGATGGGATAGCAAACTAGCTTGGAAACAGCTAGCATTGCCCCCACTTTTTCGTGTTAACAGGGCAGGAGGAAATCACCCGAGCTCAAATCAAGCGCACCATGGCAGTCCCCATCTCCTCCAAACAAGCGCACCATGGCAGTCCCCATCTCTTCCAAACCTGAGGCTTAATCTGTCCCAACTAGTGCATGGCTTCTCAAAACCTACTGGCCCTTTCCAACCACTGTGACACTAAAGGATGCGATGGGGCTGCTCTTTACAGACCTCTGGTCAAGAGACATTTATGACCAGGTCATGTACACACGCTCATCGGCTCTGGTGGGCCTCTGGCTTTACAGAACAAACACCTGCAGAAACATCGGGCAGGAGATCCGTTTGAGGAAATAAAAGAATAATGATCATTTATTCCATACAGCTACTAGCCCCTGACACAGCTGTCATGGGCTTCAGTTTGCCACTGATTCCAATCTCAATCTTTTGTCACCATTGTCACCGTTTTAAGACTAGAAACAACGAGCTTTCATAGCAAGGTGATAGTGACAACTGACCTTTGTGCGCTGTAGTTACATGTAATTAATGTGTCTGCATACCAACATGGAATCATCTTCAGAGCACACTTTTGATGTGAAAAGTAAGAGCATGGAGtaacttttttttcttaatttctttttttttacatccatATTGGAACTATTTTGCAATTTCACACTTTCCACACTCACGTAAACCTAGCACTAACATTAATACACTCTCTGACCTATTGTAAGCCCCTTAGTCTGCCTTCATTTGCCTGCATTTATGAACTACACAGGCAGAATTCTTATCTTAAGTTAGTGGTTATTCATTCTTCAGCAACAATAAAAGTGTGTAAAACCTGGTGAGGTTCCCTCCTGTTCCTTGACTATCCTTATATGATACATGGTGTGATCAGTACGAGATGTTAGCAACAAAACAAAAGCAGATGAAGATTTGGATCTCGAACGTCCCTCCAGGTCAAAAGTGGGATAGGGTGACCTTGACGTTTAGCATCCATGTCTAGTAACCTAACGTGATGTTGAGACTTCCCTCCTGATCCGACTGCAGCAGGGGAAGTCGAACGACCATCAGATCCTCCACCCCCGCTTCAGCATTCAAGAGCTCATCTTCGCAGATACCTTCATTTGTGTGTTTAGAGTCCTGAGAGTACTAACCGAAACCAGTAAAGAATCATACATTTACAGTAGAAGAAATAGTTTGTATTCACTTATGATACACTTAAATCTGTACAGTCACATGCAGAGGATGGTCTGCATGAGAGACAAGAGCTTGTGTCTTTTGACGTTTTGAAAAGGTGGAAAATCCCAAAAGTGCTGAAGATCTCTACCGAGTGCCTCTCGGCTTCCTGGCTGGGATGGCAGAAGAAAAATCACAGAAGATTCACCAGCAGCCGCAGGTGTGTCACTTGAGAGGACTTAGCAATTGGAAAGGagaaaaacaaaaccaaaatcATCACAGAAGGTACTAAAGCTACGCATGATTCCTTAACTCCTTGGCACTCCTTTAAAAACAaaccaataaaaacaatatgggggggggggggcaagagagaAAAATGCCAGATGGCCGTGTTGGATCGCCCGGGGGTCCAAGTCTACATCCCAGGCAGGATGGACGATCTCACTCGACACGTGCGGGCTCACGGCAGGGTCGCTCTGTCATTCTCCATATCTCGCCGTCTGTTTGTCGGGCTGTTTGGTGGATGAAGGGTGTGAGGATGATCGGGTGACTGGTTTAGGCTATTCTTTGGATGGAGTGACTGTTTTATCCCACTGTAGGcacaaggaggaggagccaaGGCGTGGCCTGGTGGTCTCAGCGGCGCATCTGCCCCATCTGATAGTTCTCCCTGGGCTGCCGGCCGTGcctctggggctggggctgcctctggggctggggctgcctctggggctggggctgcctCTGGGGCTGCCTCTGCCCGGCATGCTGGTGGGAGTGGGGGTGCTGGGACTGGTGCTGCACCTGGGAGCTGGCTTGCTGCTGGGCACGCCGCCTCTTCAGGGTGCCTGgtcggggggaagggaggggagggatgggcgACTGGGTGTTAGTTCAGCACTTCAGAACAAAACGACTCCCAGGTCTCAACCATGAGGTTGGTGTTCCCCGGTGGTTTGTTTGTTAAGTGTTTTTTGTTGGACGGAAAGGCTGGCTAGCTGCTACTCACCTGGGAGTGGTTTGGGCGGGGGCAGTTTGGGGTTGCTGCTGGGAGTGTGCACGCTGCAGATCTTAATGAAGCCGGCCATCAGCATGATCAGAGCGATGCCCATCAGCAGGACGGCCCACCAGTGTGCCTGGATGGAGATCATAGAGACACACAGTTCATACAGGGACATCATCCTGGGGACTGGAGTGATGCTGTGAGACACGTACCACTATCCACTCTGCGATGTTCTCGTAGAGTTCGGGGTTGAAGATGGCCTTCTTGAGCCTGGCCAGCGGGCCGTCTGCATCCACCAGACGGCACTTCATGAACACGTCGCAGTAGCCCTTGAAGTCGTTACAGGGGGACCCAGCGGGCAGGGTGGTCACCTTCTTATTGAAGAAGCGTGCCAGCTTCTCTGAGCCCGTGCTGCTGCAGGTGTTGGGGTTCACTGCAAGGGGAAGGGAGTGACCATTAGCTCGTGCATTAACGGTCAGAACATTAAGAGCTTCACCTTTACTCCCAACCTAATAACACTTCACACGCCTCgcgatggagtgtgtgtgtgtgtgtgtgtgagtgagtgagtgtgtgtgtgtgagagtgagcgagtgtgtgtgtgtgggtctcacTCTTCTCCATGCAGCACACGTGACACAGCTCGGTCTCGTCCTTGCCCTCCTGGCTGGCGCAGGTGCACACCTCCAGCCCGTACTTCTCACAGATGGAGCCGGAGCAGCCCTGGggagcagcagggagagaggagagaggtcaacCTGCGTcctcacatttacatgtagtcatttagcagacgctcttatccagagcgacttacagtgagtacagggacattccccccgaggcaagtagggtgaagtgccttgcccaaggacacaacgtcatttgacacggccgggaatcgaactggcaaccttcagattactagcccgattccctcaccgctcagccacctgactccctcacaagAGGGGTtcccaggggagggagggcttcACAGGACAGTGGCATGCCCACCACAGCTCCCACAGGAAGCCCACTTACCCCGTTGAGGCAGACTTGGGTCTCCCCGTGGCAGGCGGTGAAGTTGGCCTTGGGCTCGGAGGTGGGGCACTGGGCCGTGCCCCCGTTGCACATGCCCTGGTGGGCACACTCGGACTCCTCTCTGCACTTGTCGTTGCGGCCCTTGTAAGTGCACTCGTGAGTACAGCAAGGGCCTTGGCTGGGACTGAGGGAGCACAAGAGAGTTCAGTCGGCTGTACTACACGTCGCTTTCAGACTGTTGATTTGTGTGACAATAactgggagggagaaaaaaacaagcGACTGCCTGTTGGCCATTTGAATTACCTGCAGACTTTGTTTGGCTTTCGCTTGCACTTCTTGTTGTCGGGCTGGTTGGCGTCATAGCAACACTGGTCCCTGCACTGGTCGCTGTAGCCGCAGTCAcactcctctccaggctccacCAGGCCGTTACCACAGATGGGCTGGCCAGACTCTGTGTagccgtgcatgtgtgtgtgtttacacaaagaaaaaaacacacagaaatgcCTCCCTTTCTGTGGAGAGGGTTCTACACCGCAGGCCCGGCCTCACAttcacaacaaacacaacaaacacaacaaacacaacgtACCGACGAAGCAgttccccctcttcttctccagcACCTGGCTGATGTTGCGCACGCTGCAGATGGAGAACTTGTTGTTGTTGAGCTTGTCTCCTGAGGTGGCCCGGGCGTACATGATGTAGTTTCCCTTCTCCTTCTTGTCTTGGCTCTTGGACTCCCCCGGAGTGCACTCTGACCCAGAGTCATGCTGAGGACGAGGGGAAAAAAGACATCTTGGTTCAGGATTTAACAGGGGGATTAAAATGAGTCACACTAGCGCCATAAGCCTCACTTGCGCTGAGCGGGGAGGAACTCATTATCCTTCTAAACTCACCGGTGAGCCGAAGTTGTGTCCGACCTCGTGAGCAAAGGTAATGTGAGAGACTTTGGGTGGGACGTGCGAGGCATAGTTCTGCACCGTGATGATGCCGGTGTTCAGAGACTTCTTTTTCCCATCCGAGTACAACTTGCTCTTCTCACAGATGCCCCCTGAGCTGCCTGTGAACACAAGCCAATCCTGTCAGCAGAGAGTTCCCCAAATATGGAATCGTCATGCACATGGGAAGCTAAAACCTAACCAAGTCATGGCTTCACTACCTGACTGACTACATCTGCGGCTGTGACCCTGACGGTGTTGACTAGAGGGTGATGGAGGCGTTACCTGCAGGGGCTCCCACCCAGGCCAGGCCCAGCACGCCGTCGTCAAAGTCCCTGTCAGTGAACACGTAGGCCAGGCAGTAGTCGTCATGGTTCTGCTCCGAGTTCAGCTCCAGAAACTTCTCCACACCGATGTTGGCGAAGCGGAAGGGGTTGGACCTGTCTCTCTCGTCACTGGTCATGTTGATCTGTACAGCGcgggtgcgagagagagagacagagacagcgagagagacagagacagagagagagacagagacacacacacagctcaaggAAAGTAACAATGCCAGCATAATATGAGAGTAGCATGTCACCCACAGTGGGTCAGGTTGGCGTTTATAACGACTGAATGAATCTCGAGCTCACCCTGATTCTTTTCACCATGAAGCTGATGTTGCGAATGCCCATAAAGTCTGTGCCCTGGTAGATAGCATCGATGGCCTTAACGTGACTGGAGATCTGGAGCAGGGAGATGAGATCACTCGTTACTCACACTGGAATGGAACTGCCCCCCTTGGTCCCAGTGAAAGCTGGCGTGTCCTGCGCTACCTGTGCTATGACAGCCTCTCTGGTCTTGTAGAACTTGAAGAAGAGGTGGTCTGTCTGGATGAAGAGCTGGCAGGTGTTCTTCTCTACCTGCgccatcctcttcttcctcagcAGAACAGGGTCAGAGGGTGCCTCCTCGCTCtggtcctgaagcagggcgagCCAAGGAGAAACAGATATGGGTGGTTAAATAAATCATATGCAGCATTTTCAGGCCAGAGGTGGCTGAATAAAACATGTGCCGTATTTTTAGGTCATCAAATATACCTAAACCAATGTTTTGATACCAAAGAATCTGCATGCAACCATTGGGGAAATATAAGCGGATAACAGTTATGATCTGTGTTGATCTATCAGTAGCAGACAGTAAAGTTGTGGCTGTGTGCTATGGATTTACCAAGGCCGGTTCCTCTATGACAGAGCTCTGGTACTTCTTCATCTTCTCAAATACAGAGTGGTCAGCGCAACCTCCTTCTGGCCCGTACTTGTGTGGATAGTCTGAGGGAAAAGGACAGCACATTGTTTACATTAACCCATACCATTTGAAGCACTTAGCCTCAGACCCCTCTATTGTCTCTGAAGAAATGCACTTAAGAGCTCCTCTAACGGTTGAGATAATGGGTCTCTTGCCAACGTTACTGGCCATTTGCCTTTCTCTAATGCTCTCAAAGAGCAAATAATACGTTTATCACACATTTTCTCTACATACTCATGAGCAGCCAGTGCCACAAGCAGAAGATAATTAGTCGTCCCTAATTAGTCGTCCCTACAGACCAATGTAAGACCTTGTTCGCTGTTGAACTTTGCATGGCACATGGCACGACACTGTGGCTAGTATGCAGTGTACCAACACTGTACAGACAGGCCACTTAATTAAGCTGTAGTGGCCCGGAAGAGACTGCTAATTGGTGCCTTGGGGAACACAGGAGAGTCAGCTTCTGTATCATCAGGATCTAGAttaaaagtttgtgtgtgtgtgtgtgtctgtgaggaagGGACTCACTGATGTCGTCTTCGTGGTAGATGACCGAATGGAAGGGTACATCTTTGTCCTTCAGGTATCTCTCAGCAGGCTCCACGTAGAACGTCCCCTGGTAGGTCTGGACGAAGCCCTCAAACTTGCCCTCCACGATGGAGCCGTGGCTCAAGGTACCCTTCTCCCCTGTGGAGAGAGACCcagactcagacagacagacactgaagGCAGCTTCAGAGACTTCTCTCCAGCTTTTTAAAATTGGTTTGACCATAAACATCAGTGAGGTGgtttcctcttccttcctggtTCCCAAAATTCAAGAAAACTTTATTTGCCCCCAGAAATATGAAAAACAGACACAGGAAGGTTTTAAGCGTACCATATATTTCTCCAGTGTAGATGTGGGAGGTATCATACgtgttctcttctcctcccataTCCACTTTCAGGTCCGGGACAAACAGGGTGGTGTCCCTCTTCATTCTCAGATTGAAGTGTCTGAGAACCGAGAAAACAGAGTCAGCGCACAGGAAACAGATGCACAAGTGTGTCCAGGACAGAACAAAAGAAAGTCCCTGAACAACAGGCCTACGCCTCCAGGGAAGATCTGCTTATCTGTTCTCTACAAAAACATTAGACAACAAAAAGGAAGAGGATAAGTGTCATCCTGAATCCAAGTCAGATTTCATTGTTACGTGTACTTTCTCTTGAGGACACACACCCAAGACGAgggtcaggaacgtgttactCTGAGCATGTGCCcccaggctggggcaggggtctGAACTTGGCAGAGCCGAGAGAGGTTGGTGACGTTATTCGgcactcgggggggggggggggggggggggggggagaagggaaaatgaaaagaaatgaAAGCAAGGCCACTGGCTCAGCAAAAAAGATAGTTAGAAGTTACTAACATTATGTTATGTGAGTAGCTCATAGAAAAATTATTGGGTGTTTTTCAACAGCGGTGTTTCCTATTACCGACAGAGACCAAAGAAACAAACAAGTGAAATATTAAGTGATACTTATATCTTCTCTAAAAGTAGAAGGCTGCTGGCTATATATAATAAAATATAAGGCAGAGATTTATCTAAAAGATATAATCTGGAATAGCACAGAAACAGACATTGTCCATATGGCAAAGAATTAGCGCTGTTTCATGCTAAGCCAGGAGGGCTGCATGCTTTGAGGAGTCCTACTTTTCTGAAGCAGGCGCCTTGCTTCCATTTCTTTGTTTGCTCAGCCCTTATTCTTTCCCTTCCCTATCAAGCTGCATCTGAGCCTCAACGCACCAGGCCTGGCCACTGGCAGGAAGAGCCCTGGTCCTCGCCAAACTCCCTGCCAGATGGTCTCCACTGGGTCTCTCAGCTTAGACCGAACACTGCTCTCTGACACAGCTCTTTTTAAAGGGACAggatattaaccctcgtgctgccttcgggtcacatgacccaaaggttcataacgaaccatcgttgtgtttacccaatacaaaaacaaataaaaataattttattttaaccttcgcaatgtggggggtctgagacagcccaacggttaaaagaaaatgcttcactttgtttttgtatgcggtaaagttgtcgcaatacgacggtgggtcacaatgactgatgggtcagaacgacccgaagataacacaagggttaaatgattATGCGCTTCTAAAAGCATCCACGGGTGACATGCAGTTTCTGTGACCGAGAAGATCATTCTGTATATAAAGAACCGATGCACTTTGATGTTTTGCAACAACGTAACCATGCTTTACTTTTCTATTTCTACAAAGAAAACCGACAAACCTTCCATGGGCATGGAAGTCCAGATGAAGGAACTTGTCTTCGTGGGAGAGAGCCCTCTTAGCTCTCTGATGTTTGCTGTGAAGCAGGTCTGTGTCATAAGACAGACCTTCATAGTGGCGGATGTATTTATTCAGGGGGTTCCCATAATGACCTGGACATAAGATAGGGGAGTTTTAGCAAGTTCCATACACATATTGTTGCCTAAACAACACATTCCGACCCAGATCAAAGTAATCAACATAGTTCGCTAATATGCAAGTTGTATTAGTAGtataatatatatgtatactaTTACTTCTAAAATATTAAATAGTCCTGCTATTCCCATATAGGCCGACTTTATCTGTATTTGGAAACATTAAAGTATCAAAGATGGGAGAATCTTTGATCGCGTTTTTGATTGTTTTGAATGTCCCCGAAACCAATTGTCTTTAATGCTTTTCCTTAAAATATTAGCTTGTCCAAATTGTTGGGATTGCTAATTCTTCAACCTCATGCCTAGTATAAAGCTAGATCAAAAACGTATTATTACAAGAAGAGAACATAACCAAATATATTGAATGGCATGGAATATAGATACATCAGCATCAGAAATATTTATTTCACATGATTGCTGTTGTCGAGATTGACGACTGCTTAAACATGTAGTTTTCGCTTAAAAATTCAATGATCCAACTACCACAATCCATAATTTAGAGAGTTAAAATGACCGGGGGTTGCATATTTGTTCAAATAATAATTAGTCATGACTACATCATATTGCAAATTAGGAAGTGAAGGAATCCCTAGGGCTTCTGTTGCAAAGTAAAAAGCATTGCATGGCTAGCAAAACATAATAAGAAGAAACCGGTCATTGTTTCTGTACTGGTGCTTTTGACTAGGCAGCTAGTTAGCTTCCAACAATACAATAGACAATCAGATAGCATAATGAAGAACGTAACACCTACTTGCTGTGCTATCTAATGAAACTGTGGCTAAATGACAACATAGAATTTTGCAAAAATAAGACATTTCAAAAACAACGTTTAGATCAGTATTGCGTGTTTGCATTAATAACAGAGCAAGCTATCAAACTTAGCTAAAGCAATACCCCAAGACCTGGTAGTAAATaactgttagctagctagctagtcagcTAGCCTAGATTATATGTTAGCTAGCCGTGTCGGGTGGTAGTACCACTGTCAAACCGACAATAGTCTATATAGGTAGTTGTAAATTGAAAATGGGCAGACTTAACTAATTACCTGGAAActattaaatacattttattatgTGGCGGTGTGGTTGAAAGAAATCAAACTGAAGGATGCAATCTTTTTCATAACAACCAGGCCATGGCTAGTCCGCTGTTTTTGCCTAGCCATTGGCTCGCGATATCTTTTTTCTGCTGTCCAATTCCTTCGTGTATGTCGCTTTTTCGATTAATCAATTGAAA
Coding sequences within:
- the LOC134021615 gene encoding disintegrin and metalloproteinase domain-containing protein 10-like → MGLTDILLLELIFIIYVINCAQGHYGNPLNKYIRHYEGLSYDTDLLHSKHQRAKRALSHEDKFLHLDFHAHGRHFNLRMKRDTTLFVPDLKVDMGGEENTYDTSHIYTGEIYGEKGTLSHGSIVEGKFEGFVQTYQGTFYVEPAERYLKDKDVPFHSVIYHEDDINYPHKYGPEGGCADHSVFEKMKKYQSSVIEEPALDQSEEAPSDPVLLRKKRMAQVEKNTCQLFIQTDHLFFKFYKTREAVIAQISSHVKAIDAIYQGTDFMGIRNISFMVKRIRINMTSDERDRSNPFRFANIGVEKFLELNSEQNHDDYCLAYVFTDRDFDDGVLGLAWVGAPAGSSGGICEKSKLYSDGKKKSLNTGIITVQNYASHVPPKVSHITFAHEVGHNFGSPHDSGSECTPGESKSQDKKEKGNYIMYARATSGDKLNNNKFSICSVRNISQVLEKKRGNCFVESGQPICGNGLVEPGEECDCGYSDQCRDQCCYDANQPDNKKCKRKPNKVCSPSQGPCCTHECTYKGRNDKCREESECAHQGMCNGGTAQCPTSEPKANFTACHGETQVCLNGGCSGSICEKYGLEVCTCASQEGKDETELCHVCCMEKMNPNTCSSTGSEKLARFFNKKVTTLPAGSPCNDFKGYCDVFMKCRLVDADGPLARLKKAIFNPELYENIAEWIVAHWWAVLLMGIALIMLMAGFIKICSVHTPSSNPKLPPPKPLPGTLKRRRAQQQASSQVQHQSQHPHSHQHAGQRQPQRQPQPQRQPQPQRQPQPQRHGRQPRENYQMGQMRR